One region of Trichosurus vulpecula isolate mTriVul1 chromosome 1, mTriVul1.pri, whole genome shotgun sequence genomic DNA includes:
- the CDR2 gene encoding cerebellar degeneration-related protein 2, whose amino-acid sequence MLAENLVEEFEMKEDEPWYDQQDLQQDLQLAAELGKTLLDRNTELEESLQHMYTTNQEQLQEIEYLTKQVELLRQMNEQHAKVYEQLDVTARELEETNQKLVSDSKASQQKIVSLTETIECLQSHVDHLQNQMEELKTSSGRRGSQERCEQRKSVHSFSCLKELYDLRKHFVYDHIFAEKITSMHNQQTPDEEENENLKKTVTMLQAQLSLERKKRMTMEEEYGMVLKENCDLEQQLGASDAYRARALELEAEVAEMRQMLQTEHPFVNGVEKLVPDSLFLSVKEPSQTLLEEIFLAGPELSKKPLKRSSSDIVLSSLAGSDIVKGHEETCIRKTEAMKQRGISLLHEVDTQYRALKVKYEELLKKCQQEEDSLKHKAVQTCRGPTPALNVRNVEAEPVPSSQELASIIPDSTSSTTTPPPEYKALFKEIFSCIKKTKQEIDEQRIKYQSRSPHS is encoded by the exons ATGTTGGCGGAAAACCTGGTGGAGGAGTTTGAGATGAAAGAAGACGAGCCGTGGTACGACCAGCAGGACCTGCAGCAAG ATCTGCAACTTGCTGCTGAACTTGGGAAGACGTTGTTGGATCGGAACACAGAGCTTGAAGAGTCTCTTCAGCACATGTACACAACGAATCAGGAGCAGTTacaggaaattgag TACCTGACCAAACAAGTGGAGCTTCTACGACAGATGAATGAACAACATGCAAAGGTTTACGAACAGCTGGATGTCACTGCACGGGAACTAGAAGAGACGAATCAGAAGCTAGTTTCAGACAGCAAGGCATCCCAGCAAAAGATTGTAAG TCTGACCGAAACAATCGAATGCCTACAGAGCCATGTTGACCACCTCCAGAACCAGATGGAGGAGTTGAAGACCTCTAGTGGCCGGAGGGGGAGCCAGGAGAGATGTGAGCAGCGGAAGTCAGTGCACAGCTTCTCATGTCTGAAGGAACTTTATGACCTACGCAA gcaCTTTGTGTATGATCACATATTTGCTGAGAAGATAACCTCTATGCATAACCAACAAACTCCTGacgaagaagaaaatgagaacttGAAAAAGACGGTCACCATGTTACAGGCCCAGCTGAGCCTGGAgcggaagaagagaatgactatgGAGGAGGAGTATGGGATGGTCCTGAAGGAGAACTGTGACCTGGAACAGCAGCTGGGAGCCTCAGATGCCTACCGAGCTCGAGCCCTGGAGCTAGAGGCAGAGGTGGCAGAAATGCGGCAGATGCTACAGACAGAACATCCCTTTGTGAATGGCGTTGAAAAGCTGGTGCCAGATTCATTGTTCCTTTCTGTCAAAGAACCCAGCCAGACCCTGCTTGAGGAAATATTCCTGGCTGGGCCAGAGCTGAGCAAAAAGCCTCTCAAACGCAGCAGCAGTGACATTGTCCTGAGTAGTCTGGCTGGGAGTGACATCGTTAAGGGCCATGAAGAGACTTGCATCAGGAAAACCGAGGCCATGAAGCAGAGAGGTATTTCCCTGTTACATGAAGTAGACACCCAATACAGAGCTCTGAAGGTTAAATATGAAGAGCTGCTCAAGAAGTGCCAGCAGGAGGAGGACTCCCTGAAACATAAGGCTGTGCAGACTTGTAGGGGCCCCACCCCAGCGCTGAATGTGAGGAACGTAGAAGCTGAGCCGGTCCCCAGCAGCCAGGAGCTGGCCAGCATCATTCCAGACTCAACTAGTTCTACCACTACCCCTCCTCCAGAATACAAAGCTCTCTTCAAGGAGATCTTTAGTTGCATCAAGAAAACTAAGCAAGAGATAGATGAACAAAGAATAAAGTATCAGTCTCGCTCACCGCATTCTTAG